In Haloterrigena alkaliphila, a single genomic region encodes these proteins:
- a CDS encoding NAD(+)/NADH kinase, giving the protein MYGRRLATIEEIIALVSPDSEEELSTLETWADDHEIPVHTVEVGDDIDEVYTPEREYLGVTLGGDGTYLEGVRQFSPRQVPILGINAGTLAFLASISPDDLTDALDETLRGGATVDHRQQLHVEGNGVDCTGINDVMIEHEPPENPVDRKITELEVFADGEFVGEYEGSGLAVSTPTGSTGVSLSAGGPVHYPMNNSSLQIVPLHTHRMGIRPLIVDANTTIEVVSEGPANLLVDGGRAQTRLEEGDTITIKGADTSALVVNTSYDDDFFTSISEKLGWSVREDRHDQGDTVRAVETTEAEDVVRRAKQVAEDASKAAGEALRELHGQTESVEYKSDKSDIVTEADYKADNIITTVIENEFPTHGIRSEESDEKVGTSEYTWLIDPLDGTGNFAHGNPNYSISIGLLEDEEPVMGVVYAPETDEMFTAIEGEGAMLDGLPISTTDRTSLDECMLLSGYDPNGTFLSHCYQETRGVRSIGSAALNLCFLAAGSADAVWEFDTYPWDVAAGVVIAREAGATLTNADGEQYDPIAAHETRNELVGSNGPVHEDLLRHLDDEQELQAPKQSSAD; this is encoded by the coding sequence ATGTACGGAAGACGCTTAGCGACAATAGAGGAGATCATCGCGCTCGTCAGCCCGGATAGTGAGGAAGAACTATCGACGCTCGAAACGTGGGCGGACGATCACGAGATACCCGTCCACACGGTCGAGGTTGGTGACGACATCGACGAGGTGTACACCCCGGAACGCGAGTACTTGGGTGTCACTCTCGGCGGTGACGGGACGTACCTCGAAGGCGTCCGGCAGTTCAGCCCGAGGCAGGTTCCGATCCTCGGGATCAACGCCGGGACCCTCGCGTTCCTCGCGAGTATCTCTCCGGACGACCTCACGGACGCCCTCGACGAAACCCTTCGAGGTGGTGCGACGGTCGACCACCGCCAGCAGTTACACGTCGAGGGCAACGGAGTCGACTGTACCGGTATCAACGACGTCATGATCGAACACGAGCCGCCGGAGAACCCCGTCGACAGGAAGATCACCGAGCTGGAGGTATTCGCGGACGGCGAGTTCGTCGGTGAGTACGAAGGGAGCGGACTCGCAGTATCGACGCCGACCGGTTCGACCGGCGTTTCACTGTCGGCTGGCGGCCCCGTCCACTATCCGATGAACAACTCGTCGTTACAGATCGTGCCGCTGCACACCCATCGGATGGGCATCCGTCCGCTCATCGTCGATGCTAACACCACCATCGAAGTCGTCTCAGAGGGGCCTGCAAACCTCCTCGTGGACGGTGGACGCGCACAGACCCGTCTCGAGGAGGGCGATACGATCACTATCAAAGGTGCCGACACGTCGGCACTCGTCGTCAACACGAGTTACGACGACGACTTCTTCACGTCCATCTCCGAGAAACTCGGCTGGAGCGTCCGTGAAGACAGACACGATCAAGGTGATACCGTCAGGGCAGTCGAGACCACCGAGGCGGAAGACGTCGTCCGCCGGGCCAAGCAGGTCGCGGAGGACGCTTCGAAGGCGGCCGGTGAGGCGCTCAGAGAACTCCACGGCCAGACGGAGTCCGTCGAGTACAAGTCCGATAAATCGGACATCGTCACCGAGGCCGACTACAAGGCGGACAACATCATTACGACCGTCATCGAGAACGAGTTTCCCACCCACGGGATCCGGTCGGAGGAGAGCGACGAGAAAGTCGGGACGAGCGAGTACACCTGGCTGATCGATCCGCTCGACGGTACGGGGAACTTCGCACACGGAAACCCGAATTACTCGATCTCCATCGGGCTTCTCGAGGACGAGGAACCCGTAATGGGCGTCGTCTACGCGCCGGAGACGGACGAAATGTTCACTGCGATCGAAGGTGAAGGAGCGATGCTGGACGGCCTTCCGATTTCGACGACCGATCGAACGTCGCTGGACGAGTGTATGCTCCTCTCCGGTTACGATCCGAACGGAACGTTCCTCTCGCACTGCTATCAGGAAACTCGCGGTGTTCGAAGTATCGGTTCCGCCGCGCTGAACCTTTGCTTCCTGGCGGCCGGAAGCGCCGACGCGGTGTGGGAGTTCGATACGTATCCGTGGGACGTCGCTGCTGGGGTAGTTATCGCCCGCGAGGCCGGCGCCACGCTCACGAACGCGGACGGCGAGCAGTACGACCCGATCGCGGCACACGAGACGCGAAACGAACTCGTCGGATCGAACGGACCGGTCCACGAGGATCTGCTCCGCCATCTCGACGACGAACAGGAACTGCAAGCTCCGAAACAGAGCAGCGCGGACTGA
- the cofH gene encoding 7,8-didemethyl-8-hydroxy-5-deazariboflavin synthase subunit CofH has translation MSDAFRAGVTGPAGRMEYSHRPDTTQSFENALEKARNGERLTVDDGVELLTTGTESPEIDQSRKEEVLRIADYRRAEMVGEEVTFVANLNNNVTTACNTGCQFCNFKDTASKFETEYSEDHGGFTKTPEESRGIVRDAVERGIYEVCSVSGLHPAFALDDEHRERLEACDRNDLNYKSPAAYTVDPGTYCDQMEAMSVDGVHVHSMTPEEVYHARRGTNWEYEEVYRRLRDAGLDSVPGTAAEILVDEVREVICPGKIGTDEWVAAMEAAAAVGLPMTATIMYGHVENEMHRVQHLDVIRDLQDRTENITEFVPLSFVHEQTPLAEHGVVESGASTDEDELMIAVSRLFLDNIENVQSSWVKYGDAQGLKMLNCGANDFMGTILSEEITKRAGGSYGQFRSFEEYCDMLSAIGRPPVERSSDYEQRRRIDVESDRIGPRLGPAADGTPLVE, from the coding sequence ATGTCCGACGCGTTTCGAGCGGGGGTCACTGGACCCGCCGGTCGAATGGAATACAGCCACCGTCCAGACACGACGCAATCGTTCGAGAACGCGCTCGAAAAGGCCCGTAACGGGGAGCGATTAACCGTCGACGACGGTGTCGAACTGCTCACCACGGGGACGGAAAGTCCTGAAATTGACCAGAGCCGCAAGGAGGAAGTGCTCCGGATCGCCGACTACCGACGCGCGGAGATGGTCGGTGAGGAGGTGACGTTCGTCGCCAATCTCAATAATAACGTGACGACGGCGTGTAACACGGGTTGCCAATTCTGTAACTTCAAGGATACCGCCAGCAAATTCGAAACGGAATACTCCGAAGATCACGGGGGCTTCACGAAGACGCCGGAAGAATCTCGCGGGATAGTGCGAGACGCCGTCGAGCGAGGTATCTACGAAGTCTGTTCCGTGAGTGGGCTTCATCCGGCGTTCGCGCTCGACGATGAACACCGGGAACGACTGGAAGCATGCGATCGTAACGACCTCAATTACAAGTCTCCTGCCGCGTACACCGTCGATCCCGGGACGTACTGCGACCAGATGGAGGCGATGAGCGTCGACGGCGTCCACGTCCATTCGATGACTCCGGAGGAGGTCTATCACGCCCGGCGCGGCACCAACTGGGAGTACGAGGAGGTGTATCGTCGTCTCCGTGACGCCGGCCTGGATTCCGTTCCCGGAACGGCCGCGGAGATCCTCGTGGACGAAGTCCGTGAGGTCATTTGCCCCGGGAAGATCGGAACCGACGAGTGGGTCGCCGCGATGGAAGCAGCTGCCGCCGTCGGTCTGCCGATGACGGCCACGATCATGTACGGCCACGTCGAAAACGAGATGCATCGCGTCCAGCATCTCGACGTCATTCGAGACCTGCAGGACAGGACGGAGAACATCACCGAATTCGTTCCGTTGTCGTTCGTGCACGAACAGACTCCACTTGCCGAACACGGCGTCGTCGAGTCGGGTGCCAGCACCGACGAAGACGAACTCATGATCGCCGTCTCGCGCCTGTTTCTCGACAACATCGAGAACGTCCAATCGTCGTGGGTGAAATACGGCGACGCCCAGGGGTTGAAGATGCTCAACTGCGGAGCGAACGATTTCATGGGGACGATTCTTTCCGAAGAGATCACCAAGCGCGCCGGTGGCAGTTACGGCCAGTTCCGTTCGTTCGAAGAGTACTGTGACATGCTTTCAGCGATCGGACGGCCGCCGGTCGAACGCTCGTCGGACTACGAACAGCGCCGTCGCATCGACGTCGAGTCGGATCGAATCGGCCCCCGTCTCGGACCTGCCGCCGACGGAACGCCGCTCGTCGAGTAA
- a CDS encoding N-acyl-D-amino-acid deacylase family protein — protein MSSVSTGSVEFRNARVLDGTGGPVFTAHVLVDDGRIKRISDDPAGADRRIDLDGSYLAPGFVDMHAHSELRLITNPTAEEKLTQGITTEVLGQDGVSVAPVPEDMKTEWENRIQSLDGTLDRRWPWSSVSEYLDELDEAAPAVNAAHYAPHGNLRSHIAGFEDRELATGEVAELQDRLEQAIDGGAFGLSTGMIYPPSSYGRDPELEALAETLATRDSFMISHVWNETDRVVESIDRYLELCRRGGCHAHVSHLKVGGQQNWGNSTDILDLFDDAIDAGQRVSFDQYPYTAGSTMLTALLPPWVRRGETADILDRLRRADVRERIAEDISSPGEWENLARAAGSWDNILITRTASGDYQGDTIEEIATERNLDPVDAICELLVEEHLDVTMADFVMSEEDIERFLADDRGTFCTDGIFGGKPHPRAIGTFGRILERYVRERDVLSLPLVARKAAGHPADILGLDDRGYVKEGYVADLVVFDLDAVSENATYEDPFQLTDGFEYILVSGALAVDDGTTTGARNGEVLRSTDEWDGPERPVIDRSSNES, from the coding sequence ATGTCGTCTGTTAGCACGGGGTCCGTAGAGTTCCGGAACGCACGCGTTCTCGATGGCACCGGTGGGCCGGTCTTTACCGCACACGTCCTGGTCGATGACGGTCGAATCAAACGAATCAGCGACGATCCGGCTGGTGCTGACCGGCGCATCGACCTCGACGGATCGTATCTCGCCCCCGGGTTCGTGGACATGCACGCCCACTCGGAGCTGCGGCTGATCACCAATCCCACCGCCGAGGAGAAACTCACACAGGGGATTACGACCGAAGTCCTCGGACAGGACGGAGTCAGCGTCGCCCCCGTTCCGGAAGACATGAAGACGGAATGGGAGAACCGCATCCAGTCGTTAGACGGCACGCTCGACAGGAGATGGCCCTGGAGTTCCGTCTCCGAGTACCTCGACGAGCTCGACGAGGCGGCGCCGGCCGTCAACGCTGCCCACTACGCCCCGCACGGGAACCTCCGATCGCACATCGCCGGCTTCGAGGACCGCGAACTCGCGACAGGAGAAGTGGCTGAGCTACAGGACAGGCTCGAGCAGGCGATCGACGGCGGCGCGTTCGGACTGTCCACGGGAATGATCTACCCGCCGAGTTCCTACGGGCGCGACCCGGAACTCGAGGCGCTCGCCGAGACGCTCGCGACCCGGGACTCGTTTATGATCTCTCACGTGTGGAACGAGACCGACCGGGTCGTCGAATCGATCGACCGCTATCTCGAACTCTGTCGGCGCGGCGGCTGTCACGCACACGTCTCACACCTGAAAGTGGGCGGCCAACAGAACTGGGGGAACTCCACGGATATCCTCGATCTGTTCGACGACGCGATCGACGCGGGACAGCGGGTCTCGTTCGACCAGTACCCGTACACGGCGGGCTCGACGATGCTCACCGCGTTGTTGCCGCCGTGGGTGCGACGGGGCGAAACGGCGGACATCCTCGACCGGCTGCGACGGGCGGACGTCAGAGAGCGAATCGCCGAGGACATCTCGTCTCCCGGGGAGTGGGAAAATCTGGCTCGCGCGGCCGGCAGTTGGGACAACATCCTCATCACCCGGACCGCGAGCGGCGACTACCAGGGAGACACGATCGAGGAAATTGCGACCGAGCGAAACCTCGACCCGGTCGATGCGATATGTGAACTCCTCGTCGAGGAGCACCTGGACGTGACGATGGCGGACTTCGTCATGTCGGAAGAAGACATCGAGCGGTTCCTCGCGGACGACCGAGGAACGTTCTGTACGGACGGGATCTTCGGCGGGAAACCCCATCCGAGGGCCATCGGGACGTTCGGTCGCATCCTCGAGCGATACGTGCGCGAGCGCGATGTACTGTCTCTACCGCTCGTGGCGCGCAAGGCGGCCGGCCACCCCGCCGACATCCTCGGACTCGACGACCGGGGGTACGTGAAGGAGGGATACGTCGCGGACCTCGTCGTCTTCGACCTCGACGCCGTGTCGGAGAACGCCACCTACGAGGACCCGTTCCAGCTCACCGACGGCTTCGAGTATATTCTCGTCAGCGGGGCGCTGGCCGTCGATGACGGGACGACGACGGGCGCTCGTAACGGTGAGGTTCTCCGCTCGACCGACGAGTGGGACGGGCCCGAACGGCCGGTGATCGACAGGTCGTCCAACGAGTCGTGA
- a CDS encoding dihydroorotase, with product MTDRLIEDARIVSATGVRAGSIAIDDGQIRAVGPNVASEYGDATDVIDAAGKIALPGIVDIHNHMHDQNLFPDGIDFASQTASAAAGGVTTVVELPTQSPITSPDAFRKKRDECAELAHIDFGLVAGNVEEADIDVEAIMAEGTRDFKTFTAEPYLASDETIVSLMEAVGNAGGKVRVHCETQGILDHARASIDETTPDVYMESRPLEAELDAINRMGWFAEYAGCPLHVVHVSSGSGAREGGRFKSRSNVPVTLETCPHYLAFSTEDVEEKGPFLKVNPSLKSPAEVDRLWDAVRDGTIDLIASEHFPTYREDRERGWENIWEPYAGLPSIETMLEFLVSAGVHEDRLSWTRLHELVCSRPAREAGIYPRKGSLQEGTDADIVLVREDQFTVSADDLQYVGGWTPYEGREWSARVDTVIANGDVIASDHEVRSSPGRGEFLSRP from the coding sequence ATGACTGATCGTCTCATCGAAGACGCGCGTATCGTGAGTGCGACCGGCGTTCGAGCGGGATCTATCGCCATCGACGACGGCCAGATACGGGCGGTCGGCCCGAACGTAGCAAGCGAATACGGCGACGCGACGGACGTGATCGACGCTGCGGGAAAGATCGCTCTTCCGGGTATCGTGGATATTCACAATCATATGCACGATCAGAACCTCTTTCCGGACGGTATCGACTTCGCGTCGCAGACGGCGAGTGCCGCGGCCGGCGGCGTGACGACCGTCGTCGAACTCCCGACGCAGAGTCCGATCACGTCGCCGGACGCGTTCCGGAAGAAGAGGGACGAATGTGCCGAGCTCGCACACATCGACTTCGGACTGGTCGCGGGGAACGTCGAAGAGGCGGACATCGACGTCGAGGCGATCATGGCGGAGGGGACGCGCGATTTCAAGACGTTCACGGCCGAGCCGTACCTCGCCTCCGACGAGACGATCGTGTCCCTGATGGAAGCCGTCGGAAACGCCGGCGGGAAAGTCCGCGTTCACTGCGAAACGCAAGGAATCCTCGACCACGCTCGAGCGTCGATAGACGAAACGACGCCGGACGTGTACATGGAGTCCCGCCCGCTCGAAGCGGAACTCGACGCCATCAATCGAATGGGGTGGTTCGCCGAGTACGCTGGGTGTCCCCTGCACGTCGTCCACGTCTCTAGCGGGAGCGGGGCGCGCGAAGGCGGCCGGTTCAAATCACGGTCGAACGTTCCGGTGACCCTCGAGACCTGTCCGCATTACCTCGCGTTCTCGACGGAAGACGTCGAGGAGAAGGGACCGTTCCTGAAGGTCAATCCGAGCCTCAAATCGCCCGCAGAGGTCGATCGACTCTGGGACGCCGTCCGCGACGGGACGATCGATCTCATCGCCAGCGAACACTTCCCGACCTACCGGGAAGACCGAGAGCGCGGCTGGGAGAATATCTGGGAACCGTACGCCGGACTGCCCAGCATCGAAACGATGCTCGAATTCCTCGTCAGTGCCGGCGTTCACGAGGACCGACTCTCCTGGACACGGCTTCACGAACTCGTTTGTTCGCGGCCAGCACGCGAGGCCGGTATCTACCCGCGGAAGGGATCGCTCCAGGAGGGGACCGACGCGGACATCGTTCTCGTTCGCGAAGACCAGTTTACGGTTTCGGCTGACGACCTTCAGTACGTCGGCGGCTGGACGCCGTACGAAGGTCGCGAGTGGAGCGCACGCGTCGACACGGTCATTGCGAACGGCGACGTTATCGCCAGCGACCACGAGGTCCGGTCTTCGCCCGGCCGGGGTGAGTTCCTCTCGCGGCCGTAG
- a CDS encoding amidohydrolase family protein, protein MILNAGTLITMNDEREVREEVHVVVEDGEIVDIADGYESAGETIDARDEVVIPGLVNCHTHMYALPIRGAPLTASPESFYEALVDIWWEVDEAFTERDARYSALGSAAEMVESGVTAFCDNYSGPNTLPGALDAVADGVSQTPIRGMISFETTARNSEAEALEGIEENQRYIREAEDEYDDISGHYCLHTLFTNTEDVVDGCVERAVQDDRPIQIHLEEGLVDVHESIKEYGERPVPALDSMGLFEADVIAAHCVHSTERELEILAENDVKVAHNPYSNINNAVGIADVETMEELDMTIGIGDDGWDPDMFETMRSAVGIHKLKKNDPSGFDMAKALEWATIGSADVLGMEDRIGSIEVGKRGDFVTLDLGPNPVLPESAPYYVVSAASRADVTRTVIDGKIAYSPDQGVSGVDEVELEAVGEASAELWDRL, encoded by the coding sequence GTGATACTGAACGCAGGCACGCTCATCACGATGAACGATGAGCGCGAGGTCAGAGAGGAGGTCCACGTCGTCGTCGAGGACGGTGAAATCGTCGACATCGCCGACGGATACGAATCCGCCGGGGAGACGATCGACGCTCGCGACGAGGTCGTTATTCCCGGCCTCGTGAATTGCCACACGCACATGTACGCGCTTCCGATTCGCGGCGCGCCGCTGACCGCGTCCCCGGAGAGTTTCTACGAAGCGCTCGTCGACATCTGGTGGGAAGTCGACGAAGCGTTCACGGAGCGTGACGCCCGGTACTCCGCCCTCGGATCGGCCGCCGAGATGGTGGAGAGCGGCGTCACGGCGTTCTGTGACAACTATTCCGGGCCGAACACGCTTCCCGGTGCGCTGGACGCCGTCGCCGACGGCGTCTCCCAGACGCCGATTCGGGGCATGATTTCGTTCGAAACGACCGCACGCAACTCCGAAGCGGAGGCCCTCGAGGGGATCGAAGAGAACCAGCGGTACATCCGGGAGGCAGAGGACGAATACGACGATATCTCCGGCCACTACTGCCTCCACACCCTGTTTACGAACACGGAGGACGTCGTCGACGGGTGTGTCGAGCGTGCGGTCCAGGACGACCGGCCGATCCAGATCCATCTGGAGGAGGGGCTGGTCGACGTCCACGAGTCGATCAAGGAGTACGGGGAACGGCCCGTTCCCGCGCTCGACTCGATGGGGCTCTTCGAGGCAGACGTCATCGCCGCCCACTGCGTCCACTCCACGGAACGTGAACTCGAGATCCTCGCCGAAAACGACGTGAAGGTCGCGCACAACCCGTACTCGAATATCAACAACGCGGTCGGTATCGCCGACGTCGAGACGATGGAAGAACTCGACATGACGATCGGCATCGGCGACGACGGCTGGGACCCAGATATGTTCGAAACGATGCGGTCGGCCGTCGGCATCCACAAGTTGAAAAAGAACGATCCGAGCGGTTTCGACATGGCGAAAGCGCTCGAATGGGCGACTATCGGTAGCGCGGATGTCCTCGGAATGGAAGACCGGATCGGTAGCATCGAAGTCGGGAAACGCGGCGACTTCGTCACACTCGACCTCGGTCCGAACCCCGTGCTCCCCGAGAGCGCGCCCTACTACGTCGTCAGTGCCGCAAGCAGGGCCGACGTGACGCGGACCGTCATCGACGGGAAAATCGCGTACAGTCCGGATCAGGGTGTTAGTGGTGTCGACGAGGTGGAACTGGAGGCCGTCGGTGAGGCGAGTGCCGAACTCTGGGACCGACTCTGA
- a CDS encoding LLM class flavin-dependent oxidoreductase, with protein MSSSKQVFDRGDRVGVYLQDKHSLQENLELVQYAEEQGIDEIWQAESRLARDGITPLGAYAAVTDQIKLGTGVINNWTRNTALIAQTMSTLEELAGPNRIQCGIGAWWDPLAEKVGIDRSGALRAMRECVEVTQDLLDMENVTYDGKFVQMRDVELDVVHGDSGPRTVPVYVGGTGFKMLELTGHFADGAVMNYLVSPEYNDKALDALATGAERGGRSLEDIDRPQLIVCSMDHDVDKALDNARELITQYLGQQPHIMKASGVSQDLIDEVGEAIGGWPADKEDIQQGMELIPDDVVHKLTASGTPEQCREKVREYAESGCQCPILYPLGDDRELMIDEFADGYL; from the coding sequence ATGAGCAGTAGCAAACAGGTGTTCGATAGAGGTGACCGTGTTGGTGTCTACCTGCAGGACAAACATTCGTTACAGGAGAATCTCGAACTCGTCCAGTACGCGGAAGAGCAGGGGATCGACGAGATTTGGCAGGCGGAGTCTCGACTCGCACGCGACGGCATCACGCCGCTCGGGGCGTACGCGGCCGTCACGGATCAGATCAAACTCGGGACCGGCGTCATCAACAACTGGACGCGCAACACCGCACTCATCGCCCAGACGATGAGCACATTGGAGGAACTCGCCGGTCCGAACCGCATCCAGTGTGGAATCGGCGCCTGGTGGGACCCGCTGGCGGAGAAAGTCGGTATCGACCGAAGCGGTGCTCTCCGCGCGATGCGGGAGTGCGTCGAGGTCACGCAGGACCTCCTGGACATGGAGAACGTCACCTACGACGGCAAGTTCGTTCAGATGCGCGACGTGGAACTCGACGTCGTCCACGGCGACTCCGGACCGCGGACGGTGCCAGTGTACGTCGGCGGTACCGGATTCAAAATGCTCGAGCTCACGGGTCACTTCGCCGACGGCGCTGTGATGAACTATCTCGTTAGCCCCGAGTACAACGACAAGGCACTCGACGCGCTCGCGACCGGCGCGGAGCGCGGTGGCCGGTCGCTCGAGGATATCGACCGACCGCAACTGATCGTCTGTTCGATGGACCACGACGTCGACAAAGCCCTCGACAACGCGCGCGAACTCATTACGCAGTACCTGGGCCAGCAGCCCCACATCATGAAGGCGAGCGGCGTCAGTCAGGACCTCATCGACGAGGTTGGTGAGGCGATCGGCGGCTGGCCGGCGGACAAGGAAGACATCCAGCAGGGAATGGAACTCATTCCGGATGACGTCGTCCACAAGCTTACGGCCAGTGGGACTCCCGAACAGTGTCGCGAAAAAGTCCGCGAATACGCTGAGAGCGGCTGTCAGTGCCCGATTCTCTATCCGCTCGGGGACGACCGCGAGCTGATGATCGACGAGTTCGCTGACGGCTACCTGTAG
- the thrC gene encoding threonine synthase, whose product MAMDHVTTLECTICEREYDPDQIIYTCPEHEGVKGILEVKYDYDVIDDNFDADLDGNIRSQWKYEAFLPVNDDAAVVTLNEGGTDLFDAPNLSEELGVETLVKDDGRNPTGCFKDRASSIAVTKAKHAGRNIITCASTGNAAASLSGYAARGGLDCRIFVPGAAPAGKLAQPLVYGADVLAVNGSYDEAYDLSVEVTDEYGWYNRNAAINPFQVEGKRTVGHELAEQSVVRGEVPDWVVFSMGDGCTIAGAWKGFKEFYDLGYVDDYPKMLGVQAEGASAIHDAFQGHEDIDDIADTIADSIAVGRPRNTIKACRAPQESGGDTVLVSDEEILEAEKLLGSTEGIYAEPAGATPVAGVQEALEQGIIERDETVVVVSTGFGLKDTESAKKATGDVNRIEPELSEVEALFGDAQAAAADD is encoded by the coding sequence ATGGCAATGGACCATGTGACTACGTTAGAGTGTACGATTTGTGAGAGGGAGTACGACCCGGATCAAATTATTTACACCTGTCCGGAACACGAGGGCGTCAAAGGCATTCTCGAGGTCAAGTACGATTACGACGTCATCGACGACAACTTCGACGCCGACCTCGACGGAAACATTCGGAGCCAGTGGAAGTACGAAGCGTTCCTCCCGGTCAACGACGATGCAGCGGTCGTGACCCTCAACGAGGGCGGGACGGACCTGTTCGACGCCCCGAATCTGAGCGAGGAGCTCGGTGTCGAGACGCTCGTCAAGGACGACGGGCGCAATCCGACCGGCTGTTTCAAGGACCGCGCCAGTTCCATCGCGGTGACGAAGGCCAAACACGCTGGCCGTAATATCATCACGTGTGCGTCGACGGGGAACGCGGCGGCTTCGCTGTCCGGATACGCGGCGCGTGGTGGTCTGGACTGTCGCATCTTCGTTCCCGGAGCCGCGCCCGCCGGCAAGCTCGCTCAGCCGCTCGTGTACGGTGCCGACGTCCTCGCCGTCAACGGGTCGTACGACGAAGCGTACGATCTGAGCGTCGAGGTCACGGACGAGTACGGCTGGTACAACCGCAATGCGGCGATCAATCCCTTCCAGGTGGAAGGGAAACGAACCGTCGGTCACGAGCTCGCGGAACAGTCGGTGGTCCGCGGGGAGGTTCCCGACTGGGTGGTGTTCTCGATGGGTGACGGCTGTACGATCGCCGGCGCCTGGAAGGGATTCAAGGAGTTCTACGACCTCGGCTACGTCGACGACTACCCGAAGATGCTCGGCGTCCAGGCGGAAGGCGCCTCGGCGATCCACGATGCGTTCCAAGGCCACGAGGATATCGACGATATCGCAGACACCATCGCCGACAGCATCGCCGTCGGCCGGCCGCGCAACACGATCAAGGCCTGCCGCGCTCCCCAGGAGAGCGGCGGAGACACCGTGTTGGTCTCCGACGAGGAGATCCTCGAGGCCGAGAAGCTCCTCGGAAGCACGGAGGGGATTTACGCCGAACCTGCAGGAGCAACGCCGGTCGCCGGCGTTCAGGAGGCGCTGGAGCAAGGTATCATCGAGCGGGACGAAACCGTCGTCGTCGTCTCGACGGGCTTCGGCCTGAAGGATACCGAGAGCGCGAAGAAAGCGACGGGCGACGTTAACCGAATCGAACCCGAACTCTCCGAAGTGGAAGCGCTGTTCGGGGACGCCCAGGCCGCCGCTGCCGACGACTGA
- the rdfA gene encoding rod-determining factor RdfA — protein MPTDPGCKVDAAVKRYGLESADPMYESIDEGLLARWRGLDDRTPMGYRPLTEWFNKRLLKQVYDEYGRDSLGARVDSDYEALRSDDELIREEMVESLSADGIDAERVLEDMVSYGTMRNHLQECLEGDKEPQTAETEWERESIEVAREVAREKAERALSSLETKGQIDGVESSSIEVQIQLRCESCPTRIPLEVAVEQGYVCEKHNQAPATSHRS, from the coding sequence ATGCCAACTGATCCCGGTTGCAAAGTGGATGCAGCCGTCAAACGGTACGGTTTGGAATCCGCCGATCCGATGTACGAATCGATCGATGAGGGACTCCTCGCCCGGTGGAGGGGGTTAGATGACCGGACACCAATGGGGTACCGACCGCTCACGGAGTGGTTCAACAAACGCCTCCTCAAACAGGTGTACGACGAGTACGGCCGTGATTCGCTGGGCGCTCGTGTCGATAGCGATTACGAGGCGCTACGCAGCGACGACGAACTCATCCGAGAGGAGATGGTCGAGAGCCTATCGGCGGACGGAATCGACGCCGAACGGGTTCTCGAGGATATGGTATCGTACGGGACGATGAGAAATCACCTTCAGGAGTGTCTCGAGGGGGACAAAGAACCACAAACTGCCGAGACCGAGTGGGAACGCGAGAGCATCGAGGTAGCTCGTGAGGTCGCCAGAGAGAAAGCCGAACGAGCACTGTCGTCTCTGGAGACGAAAGGGCAGATCGATGGCGTCGAATCATCGTCGATCGAGGTCCAGATCCAACTGCGTTGCGAGTCCTGTCCGACTCGGATCCCGCTCGAAGTAGCGGTCGAGCAGGGCTACGTCTGTGAGAAGCACAACCAAGCACCCGCCACCTCACACCGATCATGA